From the genome of Henningerozyma blattae CBS 6284 chromosome 8, complete genome:
CTATGTGAAACTGATCTTGGTGGTCATTTAGCATATTTAGATAGTAATCAAGATTCTTGGGTCACTAAGAATATTGCTCAATATTTTGCTAAATTTGACGAATTGGTTTTATAGAAATACCGACAAAATTACACCactatttatatattaatatatgtaTCATACgtaattatttatcaaatatctaaaacaaaaatatgaatGCTGGTTTTTCACCTATATGCTATAATTTCAACTAGtgaattcaaaataaaatataaatagatatttatagATACATTCTAAAATATGATGGGAAAACTACTTACAATAGACgataaaataatacagTACATCTGCATGAGAGACGTAGTTTTTatctgaaaattttaaaaagcTGAATTGTAAGTATTCAcgtaatattttgattagcaattttactttatttaatttagcGTTGAatatgtatgtataatAACTGTTCGTATTTGGAGATACCATGATCCATAAAGGggttttcttttatttgcAACAATTTTCTCCTACATTTAACTACCGTCTTCTCCTCTTTCCTTTTTCCATTCTTTAGAGCCACTAGATCTTCCCTTGAAAGCTTCCTCACTAGTTTTATCAGAAGTTAGGTTTTTTGTCTGTGTGACCCATGATAATCGTTCAGCTTCATCTCTACATAAAAGCTGATACAATTCATCATTGGATAAAGATATTCTTAACTTTttagtaataaaattacagaagaataataaactaTCTTCACTAATGGTATCCCTCGGTAGttgattttgtaaaatataacGTTTACTAACATCTTGAACACCGTATCTGGAGAATGCAATGCAATAACTCATCTTTTTATTCCAATTCTTAGAGTATATATAAGGTTGATCAAATGATTGTTCACAGGAGTCTAAGTGAACCCATCTCTTCAAATAGTTGGAATAATATTCACACCATACGTGATCTTCTCGATTCCATATATATCTTGCTTCTAATCCAAatgatttcaaaattaagGTAAACAAATTACACCATTCACCACAACGTCCTACCCTTGTTTCCAGTAATTTGATAGGGTCATTATAACGAGGGAATCTTGATTCTGTACCACAATTATTGCATCTATAAATTTCAACTGCACCACATTGGTGTTGAGCTTCCTCCTGGTTAGGTCTTTGAACGCCATTAGAAGACATATTTTGATTAGAGCCTTGACCACATTTTGGACAATCAGGCTTGTCTAaccatttgaaaaaatcttgtttaaaatatctcaGTAATTCCTTCACCAAAATATCAGAATATTGCTCGTCTTTGTCGTCCTTATCCCCTATTTTAGCCACCTCGGAATCTACATTTGAATATATCACTTCTAGATCCAAAACCTCTAAAACAATAGAATGCcaattagaattttcatAAACAGTGCATAATCTATTACTTAAACCAAATAATTCTCTTGCAAAATTGTTTTGTTGGATTAATTGTTGAAATCTAGTCGTGTCATTTATAGTAACTTGTCTATTATAATGGGAgattgttaattttttatgcTGCTTTAATAAACTAGAGGCAGCAGCTTTAAAACGACTTTGGATATCAGACATGCTTAATTGTAGTGggatttttattgtttttagtataattttcaatgtTTGATACTATTTTTgatgaaatataaaaatatatctttataaatataaatcgattttattcatatttgGCATTCTTGAGATTTCGGAGATCCCAAAGAGTTGAGTCGATGACGAAATTTGTCTATCACAAGTAATAAAgtataatgataatgatattagatgataataaatatatatatacatgaAGTAgcattaaatataatagaaGTGCgatcaaaatatatcacGATCGTTGCTAATTGCTAATATTTAGGGATTATTAAGACAAATCAGAATAACATAGGTACTAAGCATAGAGATAAATGCACCAAAGAACTGCAGGGTTAGCAGTATTAGCCTTCACATATTCAATTCTTATTGTAGCTAGTTGCACATTTTATGCTTTAACAGGATCGGATACGGGTAGTTATTACTGGTCATGGCTTTTGCTAAGTCCTGTAGCGTTGTGGGTTTGGGTAGTAGCAGATTGGGTTGCTGTGGAGATGTTCAGCACAGCTTAGATGTATGTACAAAAGGGATATGTGCATAAACTTTGTTGCCATTTACtttgtataatatatacgCAACATATGTactttaatgaattaatgatttagGACACGCTTGGAACTTAAGTTAAGGATAATAAAGTTGTGTTGtaattaaacaaattttaaaacaaaacttTTCTGCTTACcaattttgatatataATAAGTCATTTGAGATAAATGGGCTGAAATCTGTAATATCTGCTGTTGTTCTTTCTCTTTGTGGGCCTAAGTATATCCCACCTTGTCTTATTTTACGAATTGCTTCATTTCTGGAACAAGAAAGAAGTTTGCAAAGAATATTAACTAGTGTATCAGTACAACTAACATCCTGTACTATCCTCATCTTTATGAATAAATCTGCAGTATCTTTAACTGTTAATTTTTCTGTATTATCGGAGAATAATAACTCAGAAACTTTTTCGGATTCTGTACCTGTATTAGTACCATATAAAAGCTCAGTAACTTCCCAGGCTAATCTCTTTTGTCCAAATCTCTTTTTTGGTCCCTCAGAAAAATGATTCTCTACAACTTCTTTTATCTCTTGTTCAGACAAGAGGGTAAATAgcttgaaatattttaacaaGTCATCATCAGTTGTATtaacaaaatattgatatatatCAAATGCAGAATTCATTTCAGGGTCAATAAATATGGCATTTCCAGCACTctttccaaatttttcaccAGTTGAAGTAGTTAATAGTGGTACGGTTATAGCGAATGGctgaatattatttgtgaTGTTTTCTGTTTGgtttttttgaattcttGAAATTAGATCTATACCTGCAGTAATATTTCCCCATTGATCATTGCCACCTATTTGAACATCAATTTTATGAACAGTGTTTAAGTGAAGAAAATCATATGCTTGTAAAATTTGATAtgtaaattcattaaatccTAATCCTTCATTGCTATTCAAACGGGCAGATACAGAATCTCGAGATAACATAGGCTGTATTCTAATATGAGAGCCATAAGCCGCCAAAAAATCTAGCAACTTAACGTCTCCTAGCCAATcaatattgtttaaaagCTTATATTTACTGGTGATAGTTTTTTGAAAAGTTAAAGGATATTTAGTTCTCTTGTTTAAGctttctaaatatttaatggcattttggaaaaatcttttcaattgaaattcaatagcttttatattaatttctcTTTGCTCGTTAACTATCATTTTTCGAGCTGTTTTTTTACCACTTGGATCCCCAACTTTCCCAGTAGCACCTCCTACTAAAGCTACAACATCATGACCgtgtaaataaaattgtagTAGTAACATCAATGGAATAACATTACCTAAATGCAATGATTTTGCTGTTGGATCTACACCAAGATACAATTTTAAACTCTTTCctgattttaatttttcataaagAATATTCTCTGGTTGTGATACTTGTGATATAAGTCCTcgatttttcaattgatcaaTCAGAAGATATTGttttataattgttgttgtaaaGCATCTATTAAAAGGTTTTATACTAAAACACAATTTCTGTAACATTTTGTATGtgcttttttttgcttCTATTATGATGGTTTAGGGG
Proteins encoded in this window:
- the PNG1 gene encoding peptide-N4-(N-acetyl-beta-glucosaminyl)asparagine amidase (similar to Saccharomyces cerevisiae PNG1 (YPL096W); ancestral locus Anc_8.575), translated to MSDIQSRFKAAASSLLKQHKKLTISHYNRQVTINDTTRFQQLIQQNNFARELFGLSNRLCTVYENSNWHSIVLEVLDLEVIYSNVDSEVAKIGDKDDKDEQYSDILVKELLRYFKQDFFKWLDKPDCPKCGQGSNQNMSSNGVQRPNQEEAQHQCGAVEIYRCNNCGTESRFPRYNDPIKLLETRVGRCGEWCNLFTLILKSFGLEARYIWNREDHVWCEYYSNYLKRWVHLDSCEQSFDQPYIYSKNWNKKMSYCIAFSRYGVQDVSKRYILQNQLPRDTISEDSLLFFCNFITKKLRISLSNDELYQLLCRDEAERLSWVTQTKNLTSDKTSEEAFKGRSSGSKEWKKERGEDGS
- the ERI1 gene encoding Eri1p (similar to Saccharomyces cerevisiae ERI1 (YPL096C-A); ancestral locus Anc_8.576), which translates into the protein MHQRTAGLAVLAFTYSILIVASCTFYALTGSDTGSYYWSWLLLSPVALWVWVVADWVAVEMFSTA
- the MSY1 gene encoding tyrosine--tRNA ligase MSY1 (similar to Saccharomyces cerevisiae MSY1 (YPL097W); ancestral locus Anc_8.577), producing MLQKLCFSIKPFNRCFTTTIIKQYLLIDQLKNRGLISQVSQPENILYEKLKSGKSLKLYLGVDPTAKSLHLGNVIPLMLLLQFYLHGHDVVALVGGATGKVGDPSGKKTARKMIVNEQREINIKAIEFQLKRFFQNAIKYLESLNKRTKYPLTFQKTITSKYKLLNNIDWLGDVKLLDFLAAYGSHIRIQPMLSRDSVSARLNSNEGLGFNEFTYQILQAYDFLHLNTVHKIDVQIGGNDQWGNITAGIDLISRIQKNQTENITNNIQPFAITVPLLTTSTGEKFGKSAGNAIFIDPEMNSAFDIYQYFVNTTDDDLLKYFKLFTLLSEQEIKEVVENHFSEGPKKRFGQKRLAWEVTELLYGTNTGTESEKVSELLFSDNTEKLTVKDTADLFIKMRIVQDVSCTDTLVNILCKLLSCSRNEAIRKIRQGGIYLGPQRERTTADITDFSPFISNDLLYIKIGKQKSFVLKFV